One genomic segment of Tiliqua scincoides isolate rTilSci1 chromosome 6, rTilSci1.hap2, whole genome shotgun sequence includes these proteins:
- the LRAT gene encoding lecithin retinol acyltransferase produces the protein MKNPVHEVASLLLEKFLLLAKLLSLGSSAEEEEKKKHGFYYDISYFKPGDLLEVPRTLFVHFGIYLGNNRVAHLMPDVLPAFTNDQKQIQKVVTNKRLILGVIAKMARIRVDTVEDFAYGGPILVNHMDKLFKDSILCDEEVVCRAEKLVGATEYSLLWNNCEHFVTYCRYGSLVSFQTDKFCEMVKTIIRDQRSVLVAVLLGLASILCLGLAPSTTLPTIIIPFMLWMAG, from the exons ATGAAAAACCCCGTGCATGAAGTAGCATCCCTGCTACTGGAAAAGTTTCTCCTGCTTGCCAAACTTCTCAGTCTGGGCTCCAGTGctgaggaggaagaaaagaaaaaacatggCTTCTATTATGACATCTCCTACTTCAAGCCAGGTGACTTGCTGGAGGTGCCGCGCACCCTCTTCGTTCACTTTGGCATCTACCTGGGTAATAACCGGGTGGCCCACCTTATGCCAGATGTCTTGCCGGCTTTCACCAACGACCAGAAACAGATCCAGAAGGTGGTGACCAACAAGCGACTCATTTTGGGGGTCATTGCTAAAATGGCCAGAATCCGCGTGGACACGGTAGAAGACTTTGCCTATGGCGGCCCTATTTTGGTGAACCACATGGACAAGCTCTTCAAGGACAGCATCCTATGTGATGAGGAGGTGGTCTGCAGAGCAGAGAAGCTGGTGGGTGCCACAGAATACAGCTTGCTTTGGAACAACTGTGAACATTTTGTGACCTACTGCAGATATGGTTCTTTGGTCAGCTTCCAGACTGATAAG TTCTGTGAAATGGTGAAGACCATTATTCGGGACCAGAGGAGCGTTCTTGTTGCAGTGTTGCTGGGGCTGGCTTCTATTCTCTGCCTGGGACTGGCGCCCTCCACTACCCTCCCTACCATCATTATTCCATTCATGTTGTGGATGGCTGGTTAA
- the RBM46 gene encoding probable RNA-binding protein 46 isoform X2, with the protein MNEEHTDLTNGCTKVRTGTQNEAALLALMEKTGYNMVQENGQRKFGGPPPGWEGPPPPRGCEVFVGKIPRDMYEDELVPVFERAGKIYEFRLMMEFSGENRGYAFVMYTTKEEAQLAIRILNNYEIRPGKFIGVCVSLDNCRLFIGAIPKEKKKEEILDEMKKVTEGVVDVIVYPSATDKTKNRGFAFVEYESHRAAAMARRKLIPGTFQLWGHTIQVDWADPEKEVDEETMQRVKVLYVRNLMISTTEETIKAEFNKFKPGTVERVKKLRDYAFVHFFNRDDAVAAMSVMNGKCIDGASIEVTLAKPVNKESTWRQHLNGQISPNSENLLVFANKEDGNQKPLAKPTSLPVRLNGQHSPSPPEIERCTYPFFPGTKLTPISMYSLKSSHFSSAVMQLDYYCNKNNWAPPEYYLYSTTSQDGKILLVYKIVIPTVANGSQSYFMPDKLCTTIEDAKELAAQFALLHLERVYNLPSLDLCRKIWRK; encoded by the exons ATGAATGAAGAACATACTGATTTAACAAATGGGTGCACCAAAGTTCGAACTGGTACGCAGAATGAGGCTGCTTTATTGGCTCTTATGGAAAAGACGGGCTATAACATGGTTCAAGAAAATGGACAACGAAAATTTGGTGGACCTCCACCAG GTTGGGaaggtccaccaccaccccgaggtTGTGAAGTTTTTGTGGGAAAGATTCCCCGTGATATGTATGAAGATGAACTTGTTCCTGTTTTTGAAAGAGCTGGAAAGATCTATGAATTCAGACTGATGATGGAATTTAGTGGTGAAAATCGGGGATATGCCTTTGTGATGTATACAACTAAAGAAGAAGCTCAGCTTGCCATCAGGATCCTAAATAATTATGAGATTCGTCCTGGAAAATTTATTGGTGTTTGTGTGAGTTTGGATAACTGCAGACTATTtattggtgctattccaaaagaaaaaaagaaagaggagatcTTAGATGAAATGAAAAAAGTCACTGAAGGTGTAGTAGACGTCATTGTGTACCCAAGTGCAACTGACAAGACAAAGAATCGTGGTTTTGCTTTTGTAGAATATGAATCTCATAGAGCTGCAGCTATGGCAAGGAGAAAATTAATTCCTG GAACATTCCAATTATGGGGCCATACTATTCAGGTAGATTGGGCAGACCCAGAGAAAGAAGTTGATGAAGAAACGATGCAGAGAGTCAAAGTGCTGTATGTTAGAAACTTGATGATCTCAACCACTGAGGAAACAATTAAGGCTGAATTTAACAAATTTAAACCAGGAACTGTTGAGCGTGTAAAAAAACTTCGAGATTATGCTTTTGTCCATTTTTTCAATCGAGATGATGCTGTTGCAGCTATGTCAGTTATgaatggaaaatgtattgatGGAGCTAGCATTGAAGTAACATTGGCAAAGCCAGTCAACAAGGAGAGCACTTGGAGGCAACATCTGAACGGTCAAATTAGTCCCAATTCTGAAAATCTCCTAGTCTTTGCAAACAAAGAAGATGGTAATCAAAAACCACTTGCAAAGCCCACTAGTCTTCCAGTTCGACTTAATGGACAGCATAGTCCAAGTCCCCCTGAAATTGAAAGGTGCACTTACCCTTTTTTCCCAGGAACAAAGCTTACTCCAATTAGCATGTACTCATTAAAATCTAGTCATTTTAGTTCTGCAGTAATGCAATTAGATTATTATTGCAACAAAAATAACTGGGCACCGCCAGAATATTACTTGTATTCAACTACAAGTCAAGATGGAAAGATACTGCTGGTGTATAAGATTGTTATTCCTACAGTTGCAAATGGATCCCAGAGTTATTTTATGCCAGACAAACTATGCACGACCATAGAAGATGCAAAAGAATTAGCAGCACAATTTGCACTGCTACACTTGG AAAGGGTATATAACCTCCCCAGCCTGGACCTGTGTAGGAAAATTTGGAGAAAGTGA
- the RBM46 gene encoding probable RNA-binding protein 46 isoform X1, protein MNEEHTDLTNGCTKVRTGTQNEAALLALMEKTGYNMVQENGQRKFGGPPPGWEGPPPPRGCEVFVGKIPRDMYEDELVPVFERAGKIYEFRLMMEFSGENRGYAFVMYTTKEEAQLAIRILNNYEIRPGKFIGVCVSLDNCRLFIGAIPKEKKKEEILDEMKKVTEGVVDVIVYPSATDKTKNRGFAFVEYESHRAAAMARRKLIPGTFQLWGHTIQVDWADPEKEVDEETMQRVKVLYVRNLMISTTEETIKAEFNKFKPGTVERVKKLRDYAFVHFFNRDDAVAAMSVMNGKCIDGASIEVTLAKPVNKESTWRQHLNGQISPNSENLLVFANKEDGNQKPLAKPTSLPVRLNGQHSPSPPEIERCTYPFFPGTKLTPISMYSLKSSHFSSAVMQLDYYCNKNNWAPPEYYLYSTTSQDGKILLVYKIVIPTVANGSQSYFMPDKLCTTIEDAKELAAQFALLHLDYNLRRSSINNISPVSATLSSGTTSMLPYTSRPYSYPSYPLSPTVPLASSNHVGQRLYISNQASFF, encoded by the exons ATGAATGAAGAACATACTGATTTAACAAATGGGTGCACCAAAGTTCGAACTGGTACGCAGAATGAGGCTGCTTTATTGGCTCTTATGGAAAAGACGGGCTATAACATGGTTCAAGAAAATGGACAACGAAAATTTGGTGGACCTCCACCAG GTTGGGaaggtccaccaccaccccgaggtTGTGAAGTTTTTGTGGGAAAGATTCCCCGTGATATGTATGAAGATGAACTTGTTCCTGTTTTTGAAAGAGCTGGAAAGATCTATGAATTCAGACTGATGATGGAATTTAGTGGTGAAAATCGGGGATATGCCTTTGTGATGTATACAACTAAAGAAGAAGCTCAGCTTGCCATCAGGATCCTAAATAATTATGAGATTCGTCCTGGAAAATTTATTGGTGTTTGTGTGAGTTTGGATAACTGCAGACTATTtattggtgctattccaaaagaaaaaaagaaagaggagatcTTAGATGAAATGAAAAAAGTCACTGAAGGTGTAGTAGACGTCATTGTGTACCCAAGTGCAACTGACAAGACAAAGAATCGTGGTTTTGCTTTTGTAGAATATGAATCTCATAGAGCTGCAGCTATGGCAAGGAGAAAATTAATTCCTG GAACATTCCAATTATGGGGCCATACTATTCAGGTAGATTGGGCAGACCCAGAGAAAGAAGTTGATGAAGAAACGATGCAGAGAGTCAAAGTGCTGTATGTTAGAAACTTGATGATCTCAACCACTGAGGAAACAATTAAGGCTGAATTTAACAAATTTAAACCAGGAACTGTTGAGCGTGTAAAAAAACTTCGAGATTATGCTTTTGTCCATTTTTTCAATCGAGATGATGCTGTTGCAGCTATGTCAGTTATgaatggaaaatgtattgatGGAGCTAGCATTGAAGTAACATTGGCAAAGCCAGTCAACAAGGAGAGCACTTGGAGGCAACATCTGAACGGTCAAATTAGTCCCAATTCTGAAAATCTCCTAGTCTTTGCAAACAAAGAAGATGGTAATCAAAAACCACTTGCAAAGCCCACTAGTCTTCCAGTTCGACTTAATGGACAGCATAGTCCAAGTCCCCCTGAAATTGAAAGGTGCACTTACCCTTTTTTCCCAGGAACAAAGCTTACTCCAATTAGCATGTACTCATTAAAATCTAGTCATTTTAGTTCTGCAGTAATGCAATTAGATTATTATTGCAACAAAAATAACTGGGCACCGCCAGAATATTACTTGTATTCAACTACAAGTCAAGATGGAAAGATACTGCTGGTGTATAAGATTGTTATTCCTACAGTTGCAAATGGATCCCAGAGTTATTTTATGCCAGACAAACTATGCACGACCATAGAAGATGCAAAAGAATTAGCAGCACAATTTGCACTGCTACACTTGG attACAATCTCCGTCGAAGTTCAATAAATAACATTTCTCCAGTTAGTGCTACTCTTTCTTCTGGAACAACCAGCATGCTGCCATATACATCAAGACCTTATTCTTATCCAAGCTATCCTCTGTCACCAACAGTTCCACTTGCCAGCAGCAACCACGTTGGACAGCGTCTGTATATCTCCAATCAGGCCTCATTCTtttga